One stretch of Scatophagus argus isolate fScaArg1 chromosome 18, fScaArg1.pri, whole genome shotgun sequence DNA includes these proteins:
- the cavin4b gene encoding caveolae-associated protein 4b — MTDKPGMPTGGGDDAGSIMALLERVAGLMDSVQTTQQRMEERQLELENTVKTIQGDIVKLTNDHANTSSTVDRLLEKTRKVSRHIKDVRVRVENQNIRVKKVEATQGDLLAKNKFRVVIYQGDQEVKAITPGNEPAEPSGSTSARAEVEPDKFELPPESDEEYMVVEEADSSAATRMKKTGLTRIESFKATFSKENMSKTRDNLGTKVNKLGERIVTAERREKIRQSGERLKQSGERLKETITKSVPAKLNLKKERTVAEGQEGAEGSAEGAVPVPPPKGRKGSPDAAKAGADEGKAEESEVPMYDMKQLS; from the exons ATGACAGACAAACCAGGCATGCCGACGGGTGGCGGCGATGATGCAGGAAGCATCATGGCATTGCTGGAGCGCGTGGCGGGCCTCATGGACAGTGTCCAGACCACGCAGCAGCGCATGGAGGAGCgtcagctggagctggaaaacACGGTGAAGACCATCCAGGGCGATATTGTTAAGTTGACCAACGACCACGCCAACACCAGTTCCACTGTCGACCGTCTGCTGGAGAAGACACGCAAGGTCAGCCGCCACATCAAGGACGTCAGGGTGCGTGTGGAGAACCAGAACATCAGGGTGAAGAAGGTGGAGGCCACTCAGGGCGACCTCCTGGCTAAGAACAAGTTCAGGGTGGTCATTTATCAG GGTGACCAGGAAGTGAAGGCCATCACACCCGGCAATGAGCCAGCAGAACCCAGCGGCAGCACCAGTGCTAGAGCTGAGGTGGAACCGGACAAATTTGAGCTTCCTCCAGAGTCGGACGAGGAGTAcatggtggtggaggaggcagaCTCCTCAGCAGCCACCCGCATGAAGAAGACCGGCCTGACGCGTATTGAGAGCTTCAAAGCCACCTTCTCCAAGGAGAACATGAGCAAGACCCGCGACAACCTGGGTACCAAGGTCAACAAGCTGGGTGAGCGCATTGTGACAGCTGAGAGGCGTGAGAAGATCCGCCAGTCCGGCGAGAGGCTGAAGCAGTCGGGCGAGAGGCTGAAAGAGACCATCACCAAGAGCGTCCCGGCCAAGCTCAACCTGAAAAAGGAGAGGACTGTGGCGGAGGGCCAGGAAGGAGCCGAGGGCTCCGCGGAGGGAGCAGTTCCAGTACCTCCTCCCAAAGGCCGCAAGGGCAGTCCAGACGCCGCCAAGGCAGGTGCTGATGAGGGCAAGGCAGAGGAGTCTGAGGTGCCAATGTATGACATGAAACAGCTATCGTAG